From the Saimiri boliviensis isolate mSaiBol1 chromosome X, mSaiBol1.pri, whole genome shotgun sequence genome, one window contains:
- the TMSB4X gene encoding LOW QUALITY PROTEIN: thymosin beta-4 (The sequence of the model RefSeq protein was modified relative to this genomic sequence to represent the inferred CDS: inserted 2 bases in 1 codon) — protein MGARRTPPDNSVVATAQTRLRSXSCASLRFSSATMSDKPDMAEIEKFDKSKLKKTETQEKNPLPSKETIEQEKQAGES, from the exons ATGGGCGCCCGCCGCACCCCGCCTGACAACTCGGTGGTGGCCACTGCGCAGACCAGACTTCGCTC TTCGTGCGCCTCGCTCCG CTTTTCCTCCGCAACCATGTCTGACAAACCCGATATGGCTGAGATCGAGAAATTCGATAAGTCgaaactgaagaagacagaaacGCAAGAGAAAAATCCACTGCCTTCCAAAGAAA CGATTGAACAGGAGAAGCAAGCAGGCGAATCGTAA